In Indicator indicator isolate 239-I01 unplaced genomic scaffold, UM_Iind_1.1 iindUn_scaffold_409, whole genome shotgun sequence, a single window of DNA contains:
- the LOC128980610 gene encoding olfactory receptor 14A16-like, with protein MANSSSIPHFLLLPLPGTRQLQLLHFCLFLAIYLAALLGNGLIISTIASDHHLHTPMYFFLLNLALLDLGAISTTVPKSMANSLRNTRDISYAGCAAQVFLLVFFLSAEVSLLTIMSYDRYVAICRPLHYETLLGSRVCVHLAAAAWASGALYSLLHTANTFSLPLCQGNAVEQFFCEIPQILKLSCSTSYLRELWLLVVSVCLVFVCFVFIVVSYVQIFRAVLRIPSQQGRHKAFATCLPHLAVLSLFLTTAFFAYLKPPSISSPSLDMVVSVLYSVVPPALNPLIYSLRNQELKAALSKVLPGCFQKQ; from the coding sequence atggccaacagcagctccatcccccacttcctcctgctgccattgccaggcacaaggcagctgcagctcttgcacttctgcctcttcctggccatctacctggctgccctgctgggcaatgGCCTCATCATCAGCACCatagcctctgaccaccacctccacacccccatgtacttcttcctcctcaacctcGCCCTCCTTGACCTGGGTGCcatctccaccactgtccccaaATCCATGGCCAattccctgaggaacaccagggaTATCTCCTAtgcaggatgtgctgctcaggTCTTTCTCTTagtctttttcctttcagcagaGGTTTCTCTCCTCACCATCATGTCCTACGATCGCTACGTTGCCATCTGCAGACCCCTGCACTATgagaccctcctgggcagcagagtttgtgtccacctggcagcagctgcctgggcctcTGGGGCTCTCTAttctctgctgcacacagccaatacattttccctgcccctctgccagggcaatgctgtggagcagttcttctgtgaaatcccccagatcctcaagctctcctgctccacatccTACCTCAGGGAACTTTGGCTTCTTGTGGTCAGTGTCTGTTTAGtctttgtctgttttgtgttcATTGTGGTGTCCTATGTGCAGAtcttcagggcagtgctgaggatcccctctcagcagggacgccacaaagcctttgccacctgcctgcctcacctggctgtgctctcccTCTTTCTCACCACTGCCTTCTTTGCCTACCTGAAGCCCCCCtccatctcttctccatccctggacatggtggtgtcagTTCTGTACTCAGTGGTGCCTCCAGCTTTGAACCCTCTCATCTACAGCCTGAggaaccaggagctgaaggctgccctgagcaaagtgctccctggctgctttcagaagcaataa